In Leishmania major strain Friedlin complete genome, chromosome 34, the following proteins share a genomic window:
- a CDS encoding ATP-dependent RNA helicase-like protein, with product MLRSDHQQADPDAEFVMPEPSMHHVPHSQRLRCVLELPLNGRCHGEAAAEKEVFAIGQSKKAKVARALCFMHAEQLLDHYMSTRETPLSSKAGASPVPPPLEERALPPRPKTPKPHDYRSWDEYVDASAAYVQTVAARVRQEACTREEVPRSGHPVADRATELLRRHPKLYCRPTALHELNGSIRDASSLMTVAHLEKTVFVATLALDPQTGLTATGVAKSTKTAKRQCAAHALCILRLLREDLEGRQGADGTGRSRRRCAQKGTHSKKDVSHHPSAPLESVLRQMQPAYRKLVQYHHLLFGKASLTPQTTFTKQSSATSGSTSTTMYRCRLTLNGLSCDGTGINRFEAERAAMETAMADLMLYDKRIQAVQAFVNAHPSISPESIPSAALPAELVVELQTQLRPVTEQQAAAAANAATEGETGRSGCDDGSDSAGDCGDRARGMNERTLLRLSERAFAMDPSYAAQMLHDMLELRRDPVYLTQFHPRRSTLAMATVKAQVLDAVQRHRVAVVCGTTGCGKTTQVPQYILDYEIEHGRGGSCNILVTQPRRLSAFNVAERIAQERLSTVGKDVGYAVRLDSRPGRHITVCTTGVLLQIFSTNPDLAHVSHLIIDEVHERDINCDVILALVKQLLTRNPRLRVVLMSATMQADVFARYFDADTPVVQVEGAVYPVAIRYLEDIASEAATAQFYSPAFDAVSSGKQGREDEQQEKTPTKSVSLAMSPTTASRCVSRRKFLKIDYNLVAYLVHRAVQVDLQNNTEGKSILVFLPGWKELTSAMAAIKEYHGPYALPAAESRFHIILLHSTVDSGKQRECFMPAPSGTVKVVLATNIAESGITIDDAAVVIDTGLIKTTTWESRPTATYHHHVTTGTGASSSSGSPTFAHVPLDKVAVNCWSGGGSGGNAVVTTPVFSTQLTLGYASQANCTQRKGRAGRTQGGVCYRLFTKELWDSLAPFPEADIRRVPLMQVLLKLLSLGHANPKETLQTFLEPPSNTNVDASMEVLRGIGAVGKKDRLTPLGEYLALLPCDPRIGKMILVGTVLCCLDSVLTVAACTDVCPYATSRDVAAEARKKRYLLSCGSQSDHISFLNAYNAFCANGEKDDFAALNLLHSGNLRVISKYKAQYRDILRHAGLISPQDEFGENPERVDGADAVSCPEHGHLGNDGGTAKDTATHLEGGTATVSAVDASAPGAPVSESAPLSYPGTLCVDTNALSRHSFDVALVKACVCAALFPNVALLRPPSKALSSMQRLRAARKVELRTKHFASIKPAKDSVCRRVDGSRGDAVPDRDEVLSQLRRDSRAATADSATSSTSPDRPVPALFYVFQDVFGLREPRQDFLTNLSAVSLWALLLFGASESTTEYNAELSICVVDGWIALHIDRATYALVTQLRQSLFECLRGKYNDPQDPRNNSALETVTAVCRRLLKAPVLEMAAAKSPDTAGSAAAGRQQSPWQLVDMGSIVDPLVHLRRGNIGDSRAVAVAGEDALLGLDSGDDGGDDEDALPASNPLDGDDDDDDDQSATAHGGRIR from the coding sequence ATGCTCCGCAGCGATCACCAACAGGCCGACCCCGATGCGGAGTTTGTCATGCCGGAACCGTCGATGCACCATGTTCCGCACTCACAGCGCTTGCGGTGCGTGCTCGAGCTTCCTCTGAACGGCCGCTGCCACGGTGAAGCCGCGGCGGAAAAGGAGGTCTTCGCCATTGGGCAGTCGAAGAAGGCCAAAGTAGCGCGAGCGCTGTGCTTCATGCATGCAGAGCAACTGCTGGATCACTACATGAGCACCAGAGAGACACCGTTGTCGTCAAAGGCAGGCGCCTCCCCAGTTCCTCCTCCGTtggaagagagagcgctGCCTCCCCGGCCCAAAACTCCGAAACCCCATGACTATCGCTCGTGGGATGAGTACGTGGACGCGAGTGCTGCATACGTGCAGACCGTCGCCGCCCGCGTGAGGCAGGAGGCCTGCACGCGTGAGGAGGTGCCGCGAAGCGGCCATCCCGTCGCGGACCGTGCGacagagctgctgcgtcgtcaCCCGAAACTCTACTGCCGCCCGACGGCGTTGCATGAGCTGAACGGAAGCATCCGCGATGCCTCGAGCTTGATGACGGTGGCGCATCTCGAAAAGACGGTTTTTGTGGCGACCCTCGCACTTGATCCTCAAACGGGCCTGACGGCGACAGGAGTGGCGAAGAGCACGAAGACGGCGAAGCGACAGTGCGCCGCCCACGCGCTCTGCATTCTGCGGCTCCTGCGGGAGGATTTAGAGGGGCGACAGGGGGCGGATGGCACAGGGCGTTCGCGGCGTAGATGCGCGCAAAAGGGCACCCACAGCAAGAAGGATGTCTCTCACCACCCGAGTGCCCCGCTAGAGTCCGTTCTACGGCAGATGCAGCCGGCCTATCGAAAGCTGGTTCAGTACCATCATCTGCTGTTCGGCAAGGCCAGCCTGACGCCGCAGACAACCTTCACGAAGCAATCAAGCGCgacgagcggcagcaccagcactACCATGTATCGTTGCCGCCTTACTCTCAACGGCCTGAGTTGCGACGGCACCGGCATCAACCGCTTCGAGGCTGAGCGCGCCGCGATGGAGACTGCGATGGCAGACCTGATGTTGTACGATAAACGAATtcaggcggtgcaggcgtTTGTGAATGCGCATCCGTCCATCTCACCCGAGTCGATCCCatccgcggcgctgcccgcgGAGCTGGTGGTTGAGCTGCAGACCCAGCTGCGGCCAGTGACAGAGCAacaggcagctgcagcagccaaTGCAGCCACAGAGGGCGAAACAGGGAGGAGCGGGTGCGATGACGGATCTGACTCTGCAGGCGACTGCGGCGACCGAGCGCGGGGCATGAATGAGCGGACCCTGCTACGCCTCAGCGAGCGTGCCTTTGCCATGGATCCGTCGTATGCTGCGCAGATGCTGCACGACATGCTCGAGCTCCGTCGAGACCCTGTCTACCTCACCCAGTTTCATCCCCGTCGCTCCACGCTGGCGATGGCGACGGTGAAGGCTCAGGTGCTCGACGCCGTTCAGCGCCACCGTGTCGCTGTCGTGTGCGGCACGACAGGGTGCGGCAAGACGACGCAGGTGCCGCAGTACATCTTGGACTACGAGATCGAGCACGGCCGTGGCGGATCCTGCAACATCCTTGTCACGCAACCCCGTCGACTGAGCGCCTTCAACGTTGCCGAGCGCATCGCGCAGGAGCGTCTCAGCACGGTGGGAAAGGATGTCGGGTACGCGGTTCGGCTGGACTCACGTCCCGGGCGACACATCACAGTTTGCACAACaggtgtgctgctgcagatcTTCTCCACCAACCCCGATCTGGCGCACGTCTCGCACCTCATCATCGACGAAGTGCACGAGCGCGACATCAACTGTGATGTCATTCTAGCGCTCgtgaagcagctgctgacACGAAACCCTCGCCTTCGCGTGGTGCTCATGAGTGCGACGATGCAAGCCGACGTGTTCGCCCGCTACTTCGACGCGGACACGCCCGTGGTGCAGGTCGAGGGGGCGGTGTACCCGGTGGCGATCCGCTACCTGGAGGATATCGCCTCTGAGGCAGCAACTGCTCAATTTTACTCGCCCGCCTTCGATGCCGTGTCGTCCGGGAAGCAGGGGCGCGAGGACGAGCAGCAGGAAAAGACGCCGACGAAGTCCGTCTCGCTGGCAATGTCACCGACTACCGCATCGCGATGCGTCAGCAGGCGCAAGTTTCTCAAAATCGACTACAACCTCGTTGCCTACCTCGTCCACCGCGCAGTGCAGGTTGACCTTCAGAATAACACGGAGGGCAAGTCGATCCTGGTGTTTCTTCCAGGATGGAAAGAGCTGACGTCTGCGATGGCTGCGATCAAGGAGTACCACGGGCCGTACGCGCTTCCCGCCGCGGAAAGCCGCTTCCACATCATTCTCCTTCATTCCACTGTCGACAGCGGGAAGCAGCGAGAGTGCTTCATGCCGGCCCCGTCCGGTACCGTGAAGGTGGTGCTGGCGACGAACATCGCCGAAAGCGGCATCAccatcgacgacgccgctgttGTCATCGACACGGGCCTTATCAAGACAACCACCTGGGAAAGCCGCCCCACGGCCACATACCACCACCATGTCACCACAGGCACGGGtgcctcttcgtcgtcggGGAGCCCGACCTTTGCGCATGTGCCGTTGGACAAAGTCGCGGTAAACTGTTGGTCaggaggcggcagtggcggcaacgCCGTTGTCACCACGCCCGTATTCTCGACGCAGCTTACTCTGGGCTATGCGAGTCAGGCCAACTGCACGCAGCGCAAGGGCCGTGCAGGGCGGACGCAAGGAGGCGTGTGCTACCGCCTCTTCACGAAGGAGCTGTGGGACTCGCTGGCGCCATTTCCAGAGGCGGACATTCGCCGCGTGCCGCTgatgcaggtgctgctgaagctgctctCTCTCGGGCACGCAAATCCAAAGGAAACGCTGCAGACATTTCTCGAGCCACCCTCGAACACCAATGTGGACGCGTCCATGGAGGTGCTTCGCGGCATCGGTGCTGTCGGAAAGAAGGACAGGCTTACCCCGCTGGGGGAGTACCTGGCGTTGCTGCCCTGTGACCCGCGCATTGGCAAGATGATTCTCGTCGGCACCGTGTTGTGCTGCCTGGATTCCGTTCTGACCGTAGCTGCGTGCACGGACGTGTGCCCGTATGCAACGAGCCGCGACGTTGCGGCTGAGGCGCGCAAGAAGCGCTATCTGCTGTCTTGCGGCTCGCAGAGCGACCACATCAGCTTCCTGAACGCGTACAACGCGTTCTGCGCCAACGGTGAAAAGGATGACTTCGCGGCGCTCAACTTACTCCACAGTGGAAACCTTCGCGTCATCTCCAAGTACAAGGCGCAGTACCGCGACATCTTGCGTCACGCCGGGCTCATCAGCCCCCAGGACGAGTTCGGAGAGAACCCTGAAAGggtcgacggcgccgatgccgtgTCGTGTCCTGAGCATGGGCACCTTGGAaacgacggcggcacggccAAGGATACAGCAACGCACCTGGAAGGTGGAACGGCGACTGTCAGCGCTGTAGACGCCAGTGCACCGGGTGCGCCGGTGTCTGAATCGGCGCCGCTTTCCTACCCCGGAACCCTCTGCGTCGATACCAACGCTCTCTCCCGCCACAGCTTCGATGTCGCGTTGGTGAaggcgtgcgtctgtgctgcgCTCTTCCCAAAcgtggcactgctgcggccgccttcGAAGGCACTCTCCTCCatgcagcgcctgcgtgccGCCCGCAAGGTGGAACTACGGACGAAGCACTTCGCCAGCATCAAGCCTGCGAAAGACagtgtgtgtcggcgcgTTGACGGATcccgcggcgacgcggtgcCTGACCGAGATGAAGTGCTGAGCCAGCTCAGGCGAGACTCGCGTGCGGCCACCGCAGATTCTGCGACGTCGAGCACGTCTCCAGACCGGCCAGTCCCGGCGCTCTTCTACGTCTTTCAGGACGTCTTTGGGTTGAGGGAGCCGCGGCAGGACTTCCTTACCAACCTGTCTGCTGTCAGTCTCTGGGCGTTGCTGCTCTTTGGCGCGTCTGAGTCGACGACGGAGTACAATGCGGAGTTGTCGATCTGTGTCGTGGACGGTTGGATTGCGCTGCACATCGACCGCGCCACCTACGCCCTTGTcacgcagctccgccagtCCTTGTTCGAGTGCTTGCGAGGAAAGTACAACGACCCGCAAGACCCTCGAAACAACTCCGCACTGGAGACAGTAACGGCGGTGTGCCGGAGACTCCTGAAGGCACCAGTTCTGGAAATGGCGGCTGCCAAGTCGCCGGACACCgcgggcagcgcagcggcagggcggcagcagtcTCCATGGCAGCTGGTCGACATGGGTTCTATTGTTGACCCTCTTGTGCACCTGCGGCGCGGCAACATTGGCGATAGCAGGGCGGTCGCTGTGGCTGGGGAAGATGCGCTGCTGGGCCTAGACAGTGGTGATGACGGCGGTGATGATGAAGACGCCCTTCCCGCCTCCAACCCACTAGACggggacgacgacgatgacgatgacCAGAGTGCCACGGCGCATGGAGGTCGGATAAGATGA
- a CDS encoding inositol 5-phosphatase-like protein yields MQGTNLPPEQRWKKEEAPRAPLWARAAVIIIEVIIWLVTFGTVKRVKALEVLFHYSPHWRKRDRAEASIKGALRTGMGAARRLARPLLRIETEFSTESRSCNSGGALTPLTATAYKETLKRRQQVNARIRSCLRDVPVDDLQAPFLVNACTWNVDQQAPPLYEDTFLSWLIGQELTDEVKRYQEHKQAVLAYGGSLSKPHYPTGPSTMRSRKASASAGSSEDARSPKRTTAEDFRLADQQRAAAILEREWQWIEAKFPDLFLISLQEVEMTGTALMRESTQRSWEWADAIIETLAAASDRTIDYKKVQVVQLVGLVLIVLIQAKHVDYVSHVRLSLTRTGALSVLGNKGSVAMRVTIYGKRFLFISAHFVAHKHNEKRRTSNYQAALKDICFDMPVWSDDESEVLQTFLSAKEVLNHSIEHSSVQGNSAWDRLFSFGHSAFRTSFTTAAETRVLDEHDYVFFLGDLNSRLHALPSPLIKESVERGEYDNLLCHDELRQLMVSGEAFDGFQEQWISFPPTYRYDRGTDVFDTSRKRRDPAWCDRVLFRVLENDTVTATSQEETSAETPESSGSFEPPLHNVQSSLLLPCDSLTSGVWMSLEELESKQLFPSAAALTRAASAGSSSVTSSDDLACERSLLHDVQNTADAPQNDFDSADKPFQCPPASLSCRAPTHAVWEQKRCAPTFCAARRPRGLLESSSSGEVLAMPTRFPMITNHIHPLEYTCVSSLRQSDHRPVRARFEVKVIAIEPALVSKVVKEVQQVIS; encoded by the coding sequence ATGCAGGGGACAAACCTCCCTCCCGAGCAACGGTGGAAAAAGGAAGAAgctccgcgtgcgccgctgtggGCCCGTGCTGCGGTGATAATCATCGAGGTGATCATCTGGCTGGTGACCTTCGGCACAGTGAAACGCGTaaaggcgctggaggtgctgtTTCACTACTCGCCTCACTGGAGGAAGCGAGACAGGGCGGAGGCAAGTATCAAAGGTGCTCTGCGCACTGGTAtgggtgcggcgcgccgtctGGCGCGACCGCTTCTTCGCATCGAGACCGAGTTCTCTACCGAGAGCCGCAGttgcaacagcggcggcgctctcaCGCCATTAACAGCGACAGCGTACAAGGAGACGTTGAAGAGACGACAGCAGGTAAACGCGCGCATCCGCAGCTGCCTCCGCGACGTCCCGGTGGACGACCTGCAGGCGCCGTTCCTCGTGAATGCGTGCACATGGAATGTGGACCAGCAGGCGCCGCCTTTGTATGAAGACACTTTCCTGTCTTGGCTGATTGGACAGGAGCTCACAGACGAGGTGAAGCGCTATCAGGAGCACAAGCAAGCCGTTTTAGCCTACGGTGGATCTCTCAGTAAGCCCCACTACCCAACCGGCCCCTCGACGATGCGCTCCCGAAAAGCGTCTGCGAGCGCCGGCTCCAGTGAAGATGCCAGAAGTCCCaagcgcaccaccgccgaggaTTTCCGCCTAGCTGATCAACAGAGGGCTGCCGCCATCTTAGAGAGAGAATGGCAGTGGATCGAGGCAAAGTTTCCGGACTTGTTTCTTATTAGCCTGCAGGAGGTCGAGATGACGGGCACGGCGCTCATGAGGGAgtcgacgcagcgcagctgggAGTGGGCGGACGCTATCATCGAAaccctcgccgccgcctcagaCCGCACCATCGACTACAAGAAGGTGCAGGTGGTGCAGCTCGTCGGGCTCGTGCTCATTGTGCTGATACAGGCAAAACACGTAGACTACGTCTCTCACGTGCGCCTTTCCCTCACCCGCACGGGAGCCCTGTCCGTCCTGGGCAACAAAGGCTCCGTCGCCATGCGCGTCACCATCTACGGCAAGCGGTTTCTCTTCATCTCCGCCCACTTTGtggcgcacaagcacaacgAGAAGCGCCGCACGAGCAACTACCAAGCGGCGCTGAAGGATATTTGCTTTGACATGCCTGTCTGGAGCGACGACGAGAGCGAAGTGTTGCAGACCTTTCTGAGCGCAAAAGAGGTGCTGAATCACAGCATCGAGCACTCGTCGGTGCAGGGGAACAGTGCGTGGGATCGTCTGTTCAGCTTCGGCCATTCCGCCTTTCGGACGTCTTTCACGACAGCGGCCGAGACCCGGGTACTGGATGAGCACGACTACGTCTTTTTCCTCGGAGACTTGAACTCTCGCCTGCACGCGTTGCCCAGCCCACTCATCAAAGAGTCGGTGGAGCGTGGCGAGTACGACAACCTACTTTGCCACgacgagctgcgccagctgatGGTGTCTGGTGAAGCCTTCGACGGCTTTCAGGAGCAGTGGATTTCGTTTCCGCCCACGTACAGGTATGACAGAGGCACGGACGTGTTTGACACCAGTCGCAAGCGCCGCGACCCGGCTTGGTGCGATCGCGTCCTCTTCCGCGTGCTAGAGAACGATACAgtgacggcgacgtcgcagGAGGAAACAAGTGCGGAGACGCCGGAGAGCTCGGGCAGCTTtgagccgccgctgcacaacGTGCAATCCTCCCTGTTGCTGCCGTGTGATTCGCTAACATCCGGGGTGTGGATGTCCCTAGAAGAGCTTGAAAGTAAGCAACTTTTCCCTAGCGCGGCGGCACTAACGAGGGCGGCCTCCGCAGGCTCTTCGTCGGTCACAAGCTCGGACGACCTTGCCTGCGAGCGATCGCTGTTGCATGACGTGCAGAATACCGCTGACGCCCCGCAGAACGACTTTGACTCGGCAGATAAGCCGTTCCAGTGTCCCCCGGCGTCGTTGTCGTGCCGTGCGCCCACGCATGCGGTGTGGGAACAGAAACGGTGCGCGCCCACCTTCTGTGCCGCGCGTCGTCCACGAGGCTTACTagagtcgtcgtcgtcggggGAGGTGCTTGCCATGCCGACACGCTTTCCGATGATCACCAACCACATCCACCCATTAGAATACACGTGTGTGTCGAGTCTGCGGCAGTCAGATCATCGCCCGGTACGCGCGCGGTTCGAAGTGAAGGTCATCGCGATAGAGCCAGCGTTGGTCAGCAAGGTCGTGAAGGAGGTTCAGCAGGTCATCAGTTGA
- a CDS encoding putative NLI-interacting factor — protein MRARSLLRQQASAATLQPLRSVVAIGLRQEFDPHWPLPLPPPLPMNKQKHTLVLDIDETLIHTYAMGLHDDSKDHTRDPALQGVSLIDYNVLLRPHLKEFLEEVNQLFEVVFWTAGTASYCCAVLDALEQQVMQLPRSFYSYVELAKESRKMKSSTSHTNFYALSRTQTLEQQGYMKYLPMLGRKMSSVVMLDDNVRSFPLTPRNGIRIDAFDPDDHVLQRYIFALRRVQKEKPHEMEAALVQCLQQGQQEIARLEKDRALLDVLPVLRAVAQVPAGQDVTKELDHWRDLDYVRCDDFMETMNVRSAVRQQILGVTLPERRSTPIPAQKLGFMNSGFLESANAEMTLHHTRSVRHSKL, from the coding sequence ATGcgtgctcgctctctcctgcggcagcaggccTCAGCCGCGACACTGCAGCCTCTCCGCTCCGTTGTGGCCATTGGGCTGCGTCAAGAATTTGATCCGCACTGGCCACTTccgcttccgccgccgctgccgatgaaCAAGCAGAAGCATACGCTGGTGCTGGACATTGATGAGACACTCATCCACACGTACGCCATGGGCCTTCATGACGACAGCAAGGACCACACCCGCGACCCAGCGCTGCAGGGTGTCTCCCTCATCGACTACAATGTGCTGCTTCGCCCGCATCTGAAGGAGTTTCTGGAAGAGGTGAACCAACTCTTCGAGGTGGTCTTTTGGACGGCAGGGACCGCCTCGtactgctgcgccgtgcttgacgcgctcgagcagcaggtgatgcagctgccgcgctccTTCTACAGCTATGTGGAGCTAGCCAAGGAAAGTCGTAAGATGAAAAGCAGCACAAGCCACACAAACTTCTACGCCctctcacgcacgcagacgctGGAGCAGCAAGGGTACATGAAATACCTTCCTATGCTAGGGCGGAAGATGAGCAGCGTCGTTATGCTGGACGACAACGTGCGCAGCTTCCCACTCACCCCACGCAACGGCATTCGCATCGACGCCTTCGACCCTGACGACCATGTGTTACAGCGCTACATATTCGCCCTGCGCCGAGTCCAGAAAGAGAAGCCGCACGAGATGGAAGCCGCCCTGGTGCAGTGCCTGCAGCAGGGACAGCAAGAGATTGCTCGTCTGGAGAAGGATCGTGCCTTGCTGGAtgtgctgccggtgctgcgcgctgtggcgcAGGTGCCCGCCGGCCAGGACGTGACAAAGGAGCTGGACCACTGGCGGGACCTCGATTACGTTCGCTGCGACGACTTTATGGAAACCATGAATGTGCGCtccgcggtgcggcagcagatCCTCGGCGTCACGCTgccagagcggcgcagcacaccgaTTCCGGCTCAGAAGCTGGGTTTCATGAACAGCGGCTTTTTGGAATCAGCGAACGCAGAGATGACGCTGCATCACACTCGTAGCGTGCGCCATTCCAAACTGTAG
- the POL1A gene encoding putative mitochondrial DNA polymerase I protein A yields MQNQSASSSGARSKPTPLRRDCAGTKAAADASGAKRKPKTRKRGGGDAILPGALGPSVCATPAPRTLFSLASSEAGGGAMAELQGGPTAAATVSVPYIYLQESAEELFSDVHRALNDPDRIQAPPLFVGVSALSSNVNAAAALASVESRTNFTYYSSGAKTAKRRVSCCFSSLDPVRSHQHVELVLIRWKDDMYALPAQTVGLALLCRVLTELPGVELITFNAQVLLVALLAYYKGTLWSNCVSDVRVMAWMAQLHVASTLSKAPSAVRAWAGGGTAAAADGASDADTSVLYDYNQLLLHVCGGKLPPTVQLESMSNAGCFSHSTIIFAEGIGTAAAAAAAAAPAPPLTSAQCQLAHQVYYLATVYRSLYGLLGSKGLLQAFLRQEKRIALLLALLKYNGMRVDLHEVHRYQKSCEAEMARQRQLANKLVPELGEDFNIQSHDQCRKALYEVLQLGKYLLKSGNGEDVGATGLTITKGGRLSTAEDTLRALARHHKFPACLLRYRKVSKLMQTYIEGMMSYAVVRSSAQASPAPCLGSVNAETGTSESTKGRQQAHGDDEGAKAVSLLFTSEAVDMNDDSPFVDRRLHTSSSGYSASGAEPMPARNQRSSREEASATPVGEVILPARGYATLHPNFLQEGTDTGRLSCVEPNLQNLPRNGITAAVAGNDAEEDGEEDLLGFRRCFVATDGCVLLSIDYEQIELRVLAHLCGDAALVEALTTSADIHRAIAEVVFKKKPVSTEERRLAKRVVFGLLYGAGPKTLATHMGVTVDRALHITSLLANAFPGIDAYQRRVIEEARTNGFVRTLSGRLRYLPDIRSTVLSRRSYAERQAFNSVVQGSAADVMKMAMLAVSKEVLQRYDRSDVSLLSQIHDEMVFMVRKELLPMVVPLVSSAMSHAMQLLVPLSVTAKFGDSLGNLQEWSVEHDLGVV; encoded by the coding sequence ATGCAAAACCAGAGTGcatccagcagcggcgctcgaAGCAAGCCAACACCACTGAGGCGCGATTGTGCCGGCACGAaagccgctgctgacgccTCCGGTGCGAAACGAAAGCCGAAGACGAGGAagcggggtgggggcgacGCAATCCTCCCCGGTGCCTTGGgcccctctgtgtgtgcaacGCCGGCTCCTCGCACGCTTTTCTCTCTGGCATCTTCCGAAGCTGGCGGGGGTGCgatggcggagctgcagggtggacccaccgcggcggccacgGTCTCTGTCCCCTACATCTATCTGCAGGAATCGGCCGAGGAGCTGTTCAGCGACGTGCACCGTGCCCTCAACGACCCGGATCGCATCCAAGCACCACCCCTGTTTGTCGGCGTTTCGGCCCTCAGTAGCAATGTcaacgcggcggcggcgctcgcgagTGTGGAGTCTCGCACGAACTTTACCTActacagcagcggcgccaagACGGCGAAGCGCCGCGTGTCGTGCTGTTTCTCCTCCCTCGACCCCGTGCGTAGCCACCAGCACGTCGAGCTTGTTCTGATACGGTGGAAAGACGACATGTACGCGCTGCCGGCACAGACCGTTGGCTTGGCGCTTCTGTGCCGCGTCCTCACAGAGCTACCCGGGGTGGAGCTCATTACCTTCAATGCGCAGGTGCTCCTGGTGGCGCTACTCGCTTACTACAAGGGCACATTGTGGTCGAACTGTGTCAGCGACGTGCGCGTGATGGCGTGGATGGCTCAGCTGCACGTGGCAAGTACTCTGTCGAAAGCTCCGTCCGCCGTGCGCGCTTGGGCAGGGggaggcaccgccgctgccgcggacggGGCGAGTGACGCGGACACGAGTGTGCTCTACGACTACAATCAGCTGCTCTTGCACGTTTGTGGCGGGAAGCTGCCGCCGACAGTGCAGCTGGAAAGCATGAGCAACGCAGGGTGCTTCTCGCACTCAACGATCATTTTTGCCGAAGGCATCGggactgccgccgccgccgcagcagcagcagccccggcGCCGCCCCTGACGTCCGCACAGTGCCAGCTAGCTCATCAAGTGTACTACTTGGCCACTGTGTACCGCAGTCTTTACGGTCTGCTGGGCAGCAAAGGGCTCCTGCAAGCGTTCCTGCGGCAGGAGAAGCGgattgcgctgctgctggcgcttcTCAAGTACAATGGCATGCGCGTGGATCTGCATGAGGTTCACCGCTACCAGAAGAGCTGCGAGGCGGAGatggcacggcagcgccaaCTTGCCAACAAGCTCGTCCCGGAGCTTGGCGAGGACTTCAATATTCAGAGCCACGATCAGTGTCGCAAGGCACTCTACGAGGTGCTTCAGCTGGGCAAATACTTGCTTAAATCCGGAAATGGCGAAGACGTCGGTGCCACCGGGCTCACAATCACAAAAGGGGGGCGGCTGTCGACGGCGGAGGACACACTGCGTGCCCTCGCCCGGCATCACAAGTTTCCTGCGTGCTTGTTGCGCTATCGCAAGGTGTCGAAGCTGATGCAGACATACATCGAAGGGATGATGAGCTACGCCGTGGTGCGCTCTAGCGCACAAGCAAGCCCAGCTCCTTGTCTCGGCAGCGTTAACGCTGAGACGGGAACTAGTGAGAGCACGaaagggcggcagcaggcgcacggCGATGATGAGGGCGCCAAGgccgtgtcgctgctgtttACAAGCGAAGCGGTGGACATGAACGACGACAGCCCGTTTGTGGATCGCCGGCTTcacacgagcagcagcggataCAGCGCTAGCGGCGCCGAGCCAATGCCAGCACGAAATCAACGGAGCAGCCGCGAGGAGGCAAGTGCGACGCCGGTGGGCGAGGTCATTCTTCCTGCAAGGGGGTACGCCACGCTGCACCCAAACTTTCTTCAGGAGGGCACCGACACTGGACGGCTATCCTGCGTTGAGCCGAATCTTCAGAATCTTCCACGTAATGGCATCACAGCCGCCGTTGCAGGCAacgacgccgaggaggacggcgaggAAGACCTCTTGGGCTTTCGGCGCTGCTTCGTCGCCACTGACGGATGCGTGCTCTTGTCCATTGACTACGAACAGATCGAGCTACGCGTACTAGCGCACCtgtgcggcgacgccgcgctcgtaGAAGCGCTGACGACATCGGCAGATATTCACCGGGCGATCGCCGAGGTGGTCTTCAAGAAGAAGCCCGTAAGCACTGAGGAGCGCCGTCTGGCCAAGCGCGTCGTATTTGGTTTGCTCTACGGCGCCGGCCCCAAGACGCTCGCGACGCACATGGGTGTTACGGTTGATCGGGCGTTGCACATCACCTCGTTGCTGGCAAACGCCTTCCCCGGTATCGACGCGTATCAGCGCCGCGTCATCGAGGAAGCCCGCACCAATGGGTTCGTGCGCACTCTCAGCGGTCGCCTGAGGTACCTGCCGGACATCCGCAGCACAGTGCTCTCGCGACGGTCGTACGCGGAGCGACAGGCCTTCAACAGCGTCGTgcagggcagcgccgcagacgTGATGAAGATGGCGATGCTTGCCGTGTCaaaggaggtgctgcagcgctacGATCGCTCCGACGTGTCCCTGCTTTCGCAGATCCACGACGAGATGGTCTTCATGGTGCGCAAGGAGCTGCTCCCgatggtggtgccgctggtATCCTCAGCGATGTCGCACGCCATGCAGTTGCTCGTACCGCTGAGTGTAACGGCCAAGTTTGGCGATTCGCTGGGTAACTTGCAGGAGTGGTCCGTGGAGCACGACCTAGGCGTGGTGTAG